The Plasmodium brasilianum strain Bolivian I chromosome 14, whole genome shotgun sequence genome contains a region encoding:
- a CDS encoding cation diffusion facilitator family protein has protein sequence MSKMDRSLLGMDDNMNFMDRMSHLYDSSQKKATKKLIFASVICIIFMIIEIIAAIISNSLSLMTDASHLFCDLLSFALNLFSIYVSTFEGNVDMSFGYHRAEIIGALFSIFFIWALSAYILYSAVFRLFEVEIVDGYIMFVTAFVSTLANIFIAFVLKVHSHGFEFIGNRRCSHSDGSHDHTLVNTLGSIRTMSKNSKYKNINSDIILGDEDASFNNNISIGKINTSSCSYVAFDYYENVNKFSNDNSLDEKVAAEGREVEGGGEERGGEEEDEDGQVEKKMDNSLNSSKHTFHNSSNNGNDEDHQGDGNFKVGIVDYINKSNNLNDINNKKKKKKKKHSYNNLHQDNIGSSDNSFMLSNGNDEENVVHDSHDNHFIEGDSFDSHKHDHKHHYGHTHGHAHAHAHNEMNSISLKTAYLHALSDLLQNIGVMIASLIIWYNPKYSITDPICSIIFCFIVFSTTISVIKEILNVLMEGTPVSINLIDIKNDLLKIPGVIDVHDLHVWSLSIGKPALACHIVAHKNFAHTVLNNATILCQNKYKILHTTVQTDYPSNISNCETYAHLKCSNLKTEIQK, from the coding sequence ATGAGCAAAATGGATCGATCACTGTTAGGTATGGATGACAATATGAACTTTATGGATAGAATGTCTCATTTATATGACAGCTCACAAAAAAAGGCAACGaagaaattaatttttgcaagtgttatatgtataatatttatgataaTTGAAATTATTGCTGCTATAATATCTAATTCTTTATCCTTAATGACTGATGCATCTCATTTGTTTTGTGACTTGTTATCATTTGCATTAAatcttttttcaatttatgtTTCAACTTTTGAGGGGAATGTTGATATGTCTTTTGGATATCATCGAGCCGAAATAATAGGGGcattattttccattttttttatatgggCATTATCTGCGTATATCTTGTATAGTGCCGTTTTTAGATTATTTGAAGTAGAAATTGTAGATGGGTATATAATGTTTGTTACTGCTTTTGTAAGTACGTTAGCAAACATATTTATAGCATTTGTTTTAAAAGTTCATTCACATGGATTTGAATTTATTGGCAATAGAAGATGTAGTCACAGTGATGGATCTCATGATCACACACTTGTTAATACGTTGGGCAGTATAAGAACGATGtcaaaaaatagtaaatataaaaatataaatagtgATATTATTTTAGGGGATGAGGATGCTTCATTTAACAACAACATTTCAATCGGTAAAATCAATACAAGCTCTTGTAGTTACGTTGCTTTTGATTATTacgaaaatgtaaataaatttagtAACGACAATTCACTTGATGAGAAAGTAGCAGCAGAGGGAAGAGAAGTAGAAGGAGGAGGTGAAGAAAGAGGAGGGGAGGAAGAAGATGAAGATGGACaggtagaaaaaaaaatggacaaTTCGTTAAATTCATCAAAGCATACATTtcataatagtagtaataatggGAATGATGAAGACCATCAAGGGGATGGTAACTTTAAAGTAGGAATTGttgattatataaataaaagtaataacttaaatgatataaataataaaaaaaaaaagaaaaaaaaaaagcattcttataataatttacacCAAGATAATATTGGAAGTAGTGATAATTCATTCATGTTATCAAATGGAAACGATGAAGAGAATGTAGTTCATGATTCACATGATAATCATTTTATTGAAGGAGATTCTTTTGATAGTCACAAGCACGATCATAAGCATCATTATGGACATACACATGGGCATGCACATGCTCATGCACATAATGAAATGAATAGCATAAGTTTAAAAACAGCATATCTTCATGCTCTTAGTGATTTACTTCAAAATATTGGTGTTATGATTGCATCGTTAATTATTTGGTACAATCCTAAATACTCAATTACAGATCCAATTTGCTCcatcattttttgttttattgttttcTCAACAACTATATCagtaataaaagaaattctAAATGTTTTAATGGAAGGAACACCAGTaagtattaatttaattgatattaaaaatgatttacTAAAAATACCAGGTGTTATAGACGTTCATGATTTACACGTATGGTCCTTATCCATTGGAAAACCAGCCTTAGCTTGTCACATAGTTGCACACAAAAATTTTGCACATACTGTTTTAAATAATGCTACCATTCTATGTCAAaacaaatacaaaattttacaCACGACTGTACAAACAGATTATCCATCAAACATTTCAAATTGCGAAACGTATGCTCACCTTAAGTGTTCAAATTTAAAAACGGAAATACAGAAGTGA
- a CDS encoding drug/metabolite transporter DMT1, with protein MKFLKAEELFSINEEGKGKGNALLITVNLLLLFSMLLYGVNYILMKYFILINGSIYIFIILRTVLTMPLMIYICISQKSEPKKKKLLHDMNITGQKESTAQGELGLKVENEEFEKTYNNKHKDSNSNDKKKKKKKKKNNNKNNGDESNNLMDSGYGNDKDDKCNDAYETRLNIESAGINYLGRLFKNDEKLIPKIAYMPIIILSVTGAIRQAIVIIALQYTDSHNVAIIQPTIPIFTAILSYYMKIEEMNYITFVSIFLSFFGLAITAEIWNLGTFDFGFLLLLAVPVTKGLQVIYINISTRYVSNDIILFAQMAVLFLITLPFGILGEIFINKNYNVVREIYDLTTNQFLCILYSTIAIIFVCWKIQIIALNHLTPITVSLYQSFQPCFTFILAKLLLNETINYNKYIGTLFIIISLFLYQYGCSKRVKV; from the coding sequence atgaaatttttaaaagctGAGGAgttattttctataaatgAAGAGGGAAAAGGCAAAGGAAATGCACTATTAATAACCGTTAACCTGCTATTGTTGTTTTCCATGCTTTTGTATGGtgtaaattatatactaatgaaatattttatattgataAATGGAtcgatttatatttttattattttaagaaCAGTTCTTACCATGCCACTCATGatttacatatgcatatcTCAAAAATCGGaacctaaaaaaaaaaaattattgcatGATATGAATATAACAGGACAAAAAGAAAGTACTGCGCAGGGAGAGTTAGGATTAAAAGTGGAAAATGAGGAGTTTGAAAAGACCTACAACAATAAGCACAAGGACAGTAATAGtaacgataaaaaaaaaaaaaagaaaaagaagaaaaacaacaataaaaataatggcGATGAAAGTAACAACTTGATGGACTCTGGTTACGGCAATGACAAGGACGATAAATGTAACGATGCATATGAAACTCGGCTCAATATAGAAAGTGCAGGTATTAACTATTTAGGcagattatttaaaaatgatgagAAATTAATACCCAAAATTGCCTATATGccaataattatattatcagTAACAGGGGCTATAAGGCAGGCTATCGTAATAATAGCGTTGCAATATACAGATTCTCATAATGTTGCTATAATTCAACCAACTATCCCAATTTTTACAGCCATATTGTcctattatatgaaaatagaaGAGATGAACTATATAACATTTGTGtccatatttttatcattttttggTTTAGCTATAACAGCTGAGATATGGAATCTAGGTACATTTGATTTTggttttctattattattagctGTACCTGTAACCAAGGGGTTacaagttatatatattaatataagtaCTAGATATGTAAGTAACGATATAATACTATTTGCTCAAATGGCagtgttatttttaataacctTACCATTTGGAATATTAggtgaaatttttattaataaaaattataatgttgtaagagaaatatatgatttaacTACTAACCAATTTCTTTGTATTCTTTATTCAACTATTgctattatatttgtttgcTGGAAAATTCAAATTATTGCTTTAAATCATTTAACACCAATAACTGTTTCGTTATATCAGTCTTTTCAGCCCTGTTTTACTTTCATATTAGCAAAGCTTTTACTAAATGAAactataaattataacaagTACATAGGAActcttttcattattatatccTTGTTTTTGTATCAGTACGGTTGCAGCAAGCGTGTAAAGGTGTAA
- a CDS encoding FAD-dependent monooxygenase produces the protein MKVRKTFVLIIGGGPTGITTGMYLQKHKIPHILIEKDKCIGKTPKAHYYNNQTMEAWRSIFHLDKCFLNETEDLNLWKTFQYGLSIKKDKTIISYNNFYNKYTYKDTYYEDISPSKVTHLSQYKLLGILYNYYLNKVKCNSIQKREFLKNMRLKLSTHKILKSIYNKSSLKDKSGNPNNLSYRDRENEGGELLYDNFFTYDPSEFLMGYEYVNFWNMNELKNGLHFESARNNKEEKGNKYQSADKGDIGSIRSSGSSSSSSSSGSSGSSGSSGSSGSSGSSGSSDGSAGSSGCVGGGKNNNVYFLEERESCSNGIVITRVKNLYNHEEEVILSNYVFVCEGGKSSIKEELNINDENKKDYMKFINIHFSSTILVKLVRYNPSMLYFLFNKYIGILVCHNYRDGDFILHMPYINIKEAEIYSNKSKCLEIINKLIEFPLHDINIHNIYRWTMHSSIASTFIDKKTKRIILLGDAAHKLPPSGGFGLNLGIGDVLNIIWKIIRIYILKKNFFLDNKQNIKNRCNTSDNIKRTGYESYMHNEIKNFCHYFDMLNIGDKKVKKKIDNYIESYNIERKLVANFTIYHAVKNYEKGNNIPNILGYNHTMLVNFLTTYAIHIVQKFGFFHHLFTNARTVLKFFNNLPYIFEWNQRRAQKLIGNKGNILTLLYPGVDSCYSYINTISEISEEEEKLGGDFSPYNEKYKTGVMNGTENDGKNSNKKNISPCDKITNCSEDTQMIGGEDTLSTEISTSETAQIARYKRKIGSNYNRSYSDEGLKFSRGEKYITESNIYNYNNNNNNNKNNNNNVICNNNNNNVICNNNNNNVICNNNNNNVICNNNNNNNVICNNNNNNVICNNNKNNVICNNNKNNVICNNNKNNVICNNNKNNVICNNNNNNKNNNKNNVICNNNNNNKNNNKSINNEESPLKRNIFVEKNENIPKLKVCKNIYEYEITNINGAKIPHFNLYTMDKNYIYKLSTVDLPIFNNPHLSILIILFDNTTLNGLIDFLSIHNISKEKFSICFWDSDILIYKNPKNQSIGILTQEDGKSLKEENTCNDIIFLNDYVLLENEQNDLKGQTTNIEHIQINAKSYNVNYVFTSKLIKNMFLNTLNLKSYKSFVFLRPDRHIISACDDNLYDHIKKINKIYI, from the coding sequence atgaaagtCAGAAAAACGTTCGTTCTAATTATTGGGGGTGGACCCACTGGAATAACAACAGGCATGTATTTACAGAAGCATAAGATACCTCACATATTAattgaaaaagataaatgcATAGGAAAGACACCCAAAgcacattattataataatcaaACTATGGAGGCATGGAGAAGCATTTTCCACTTAGATAAATGTTTCCTGAACGAAACAGAGGATTTAAATTTATGGAAGACTTTTCAATATGGCTtaagtattaaaaaagataaaactATAATatcttataataatttttataacaaataCACTTATAAAGACACGTATTATGAAGATATAAGTCCATCGAAAGTAACTCATTTATCtcaatataaattattaggAATCCTGTATAACTATTATctaaataaagtaaaatgtaATAGTATCCAAAAAAgggaatttttaaaaaatatgcggTTGAAGTTATCGAcccataaaattttaaaaagtatatataataaatccAGCTTAAAGGATAAATCGGGTAACCCTAATAATTTATCTTACAGGGATCGGGAAAATGAGGGAGgagaattattatatgataatttttttacatatgatCCATCCGAATTCTTAATGGGATACGAATACGTAAACTTTTGGAACATGAATGAACTGAAAAATGGACTTCATTTTGAGAGCGCTAGAAATAACAAGGAAGAAAAAGGCAACAAGTACCAGTCTGCCGATAAGGGTGATATTGGAAGCATTAGAAGTagtggtagtagtagtagtagtagtagtagtggtAGTAGTGGTAGTAGTGGTAGTAGTGGTAGTAGTGGTAGTAGTGGTAGTAGTGGTAGTAGTGATGGTAGCGCTGGAAGTAGCGGTTGCGTGGGTGGAggcaaaaataataatgtgtaTTTCTTAGAGGAGAGGGAAAGTTGTTCAAACGGTATAGTAATAACAAGGGTTAAAAACTTATATAACCATGAAGAGGAAGTAATTTTAAGTAATTACGTTTTTGTTTGCGAAGGAGGAAAAAGTAGCATAAAGGAGGAATTGAATATTAACGATGAGAATAAGAAAGATTACATGaagtttataaatatacatttcaGTTCAACCATTTTAGTAAAATTAGTAAGATATAATCCTtctatgttatattttttatttaataaatacataggTATTTTAGTTTGCCATAATTACAGAGATGGagattttattttgcatatgccatatataaatataaaagaagcAGAAATTTATAGTAACAAAAGTAAATGCcttgaaataataaataaattaattgaGTTTCCTTTACatgatattaatatacacaatatatatagatggACAATGCATAGTTCAATTGCTTCAACAtttattgataaaaaaacgaaaagaaTTATTCTTTTAGGAGATGCAGCACATAAATTACCCCCCTCCGGGGGTTTTGGGTTAAACTTAGGAATTGGGGATGTCTTAAATATAATCTGGAAAATTAttagaatttatattttaaaaaaaaatttttttttagataataaacaaaatataaagaacaGATGTAATACCTCTGATAATATTAAACGAACTGGTTATGAATCTTACATGcacaatgaaataaaaaatttttgccATTATTTTGATATGCTAAATATTGGggataaaaaagtaaaaaaaaaaattgataactATATAGAATCATACAATATTGAAAGGAAGTTGGTAGctaattttacaatttacCATGCtgtgaaaaattatgaaaaagggAACAACATACCGAATATTTTAGGATACAATCATACCATGCtggtaaattttttaactacATATGCAATCCATATTGTCCAGAAATTCGGTTTCTTTCACCATCTATTTACTAACGCTAGAACggttcttaaattttttaataaccttccttatatatttgaatggAATCAAAGGAGAGCACAAAAACTGATTGGAAATAAAGGGAACATACTGACACTATTATATCCTGGAGTGGATTCCTGCTActcatatataaacacaatTTCTGAAATAAGtgaggaagaagaaaaattaggGGGGGATTTCTCCCCCTATAACGAGAAGTACAAAACTGGTGTGATGAATGGTACGGAAAATGATGGTAAGAatagcaataaaaaaaatatatcccCATGtgataaaattacaaattgCTCGGAAGATACACAAATGATAGGGGGGGAGGATACTCTCAGCACTGAAATTTCGACGAGTGAAACTGCGCAAATTGCGCGATATAAGCGCAAGATAGGCAGTAATTATAACCGTAGCTACAGTGATGAGGGTTTAAAGTTCAGTAGAGGTGAAAAATACATAACAGAGAgtaatatttacaattataacaacaacaacaataataataaaaataataataataatgttatatgtaataataataataataatgttatatgtaataataataataataatgttatatgtaataataataataataatgttatatgtaataataataataataataatgttatatgtaataataataataataatgttatatgtaataataataaaaataatgttatatgtaataataataaaaataatgttatatgtaataataataaaaataatgttatatgtaataataataaaaataatgttatatgtaataataataataataataaaaataataataaaaataatgttatatgtaataataataataataataaaaataataataaaagtattaataatgAGGAGTCACCTCTAAAGAGGAATATCTttgtagaaaaaaatgaaaatataccTAAGTTAAAAGTGTGCAAAAACATATATGAGTACGAAATTACGAATATAAATGGAGCCAAAATACCTCATTTTAATCTTTATACAATggacaaaaattatatttataaattatctaCTGTTGACCTACCTATATTTAATAATCCTCATTTATccatattaattattttatttgacaATACAACATTAAACGGATTGATTGACTTTTTGtctatacataatatatcaaaagaGAAATTCTCTATTTGTTTTTGGGATTCcgatattttaatatataagaatcCGAAAAATCAATCTATTGGTATTTTAACACAAGAAGATGGTAAAAGCTTAAAGGAGGAAAACACATgtaatgatataatatttttaaatgattatgttttattagaAAATGAACAAAACGATCTTAAAGGACAAACAACAAATATAGAACATATTcaaataaatgcaaaaagTTATAACGTcaattatgtatttacatCAAAACTAATTAAGAACATGTTTTTAAACACTCTAAATCTAAAGTCATATAAatcatttgtatttttaaggCCCGATAGACACATTATATCAGCTTGTgatgataatttatatgatcatattaagaaaataaataaaatatatatttaa
- a CDS encoding importin subunit beta — METSNIAQILYATVDPNIDIRSEAESKLKQAKETNFVQYINQLSNEFCKGQNDPYLRQIAGLLIKNAFTAKDNYESEEKARSWDNFPEDIKNELKNSLLLLLSQQGEKVVIGTACQIISIITKIELSHNKSSELLHKLVNNIIEKNAYTKKSSTVCLAYLTEDIADICNESKTKYVFTQPDLDLILTAIINSLCEPAEESIHCANMKVLYNLMSFIDQNFKTQVERDIIMKTVIDGCKDNERATVQIAAYECLINIVSYFYSYLDAYMYAIGPLTWVAIESDNERIAISAIEFWNTVCEEETFIDQYELQEGKKNHNIVKQAMVFLLPKIFNAMITQESEDIDIDAWTLSMASATFLSLSAQLLKNDIVEPVISFVEENFIHEDWRRRDAAVLAYGSIMEGPDTEKLKPLVEESVGQLSEVLRDPSVSVRDTAAWTIGKITTYHSEIIYNVLGNYNDSNSLYGILLERLNDYPRVAANVCWVFNQLAVNKRSSYNKLTNSYGTALDDSFCVLCKKLIDVTSREDADTRNLREAAFNALNVVILNVSDNCFKFMIELLSHMMYLLTNTYLNALTEEVKSLQGYYCGTMQFIINRLGNQCKPFLKPIYLCIFRLFEIRTDICEDALLACSAIINVMAEDFREHLKTFLNVIFKGLRNVSETSTCKICIEMISDICIPWTSEYEKEMELILECLWDALKTIGVHDSIKISILTVLGDIATALNRNFSRYLNFFANILSETSKITISSGPPENDDWINYVFELRDAILLTYSNIIYALIDGNEVVKLKVYIPNILDLIELILIKEINHFNAQNFQNAVSLLGDLVHAYGYELIENSKLTDLIISVYGKIDILSSQGDEKCESCVSKIKWLKSICNARLGQK, encoded by the coding sequence atggaaacaaGCAATATTGcacaaatattatatgcaaCAGTAGATCCAAATATAGATATTCGATCTGAAGCAGAATCAAAGTTAAAGCAAGCAAAAGAAACGAATTTTGTTCAGTATATAAATCAATTATCTAACGAATTTTGTAAAGGACAGAATGATCCATACTTAAGGCAAATTGCAGggttattaataaaaaatgcatttaCAGCTAAAGATAATTATGAAAGTGAAGAAAAAGCTAGATCATGGGATAATTTTCctgaagatataaaaaatgaattaaaaaattcattattacttttattaagTCAACAAGGGGAAAAAGTAGTTATCGGTACTGCTTGTCAAATAATATCTATTATAACTAAAATAGAATTATCACATAATAAATCGTCcgaattattacataaactagtaaataatattattgaaaaaaatgcatatacaaaaaaatccTCAACTGTGTGTTTAGCTTATTTAACTGAAGATATTGCAGATATATGCAAtgaaagtaaaacaaaatatgtgTTTACACAACCAGATTTAGATTTAATATTAACAGCTATCATAAATTCTCTATGTGAACCAGCTGAAGAATCAATACATTGCGCAAATATGAAAGTATTATATAACTTAATGTCTTTTATAGaccaaaattttaaaactcAAGTAGAAAGagatataataatgaaaacagTAATAGATGGATGTAAAGATAATGAAAGAGCAACCGTGCAAATAGCAGCATATGaatgtttaataaatattgttagttatttttattcttacttagatgcatatatgtatgctaTAGGACCATTAACATGGGTAGCTATTGAATCAGACAATGAACGAATAGCTATAAGTGCCATAGAATTTTGGAATACTGTATGTGAAGAAGAAACATTTATAGATCAATATGAACTACaagaagggaaaaaaaatcataatatAGTAAAACAAGCAATGGTATTTTTATTgccaaaaatatttaatgcaATGATAACACAAGAGAGTGAAGATATAGATATTGATGCATGGACTTTATCCATGGCTTCAGCTACTTTTCTTTCCTTAAGTGcacaattattaaaaaatgatatagtTGAACCAGTTATATCTTTCGtagaagaaaattttatacatgAAGACTGGAGAAGAAGAGATGCAGCTGTATTAGCATATGGTTCAATAATGGAAGGACCAGATACTGAAAAATTGAAACCTTTAGTAGAAGAATCAGTTGGTCAATTGTCAGAAGTATTGAGAGATCCATCTGTTTCTGTTCGTGATACTGCTGCTTGGACTATTGGAAAAATTACTACATATCATTctgaaataatttataatgtgTTAGGTAATTATAATGATAGCAATTCCTTGTATGGGATATTATTAGAAAGATTAAATGACTACCCTAGAGTAGCAGCTAATGTTTGTTGGGTTTTCAATCAATTAGCAGTTAATAAAAGGAGTTCATATAATAAACTAACAAATAGTTATGGGACAGCATTAGATGATTCTTTTTGtgtattatgtaaaaaattgataGATGTTACATCAAGGGAAGATGCAGATACAAGAAATTTAAGAGAAGCAGCTTTTAATGCACTAAATGtagttattttaaatgtttctgataattgttttaaatttatgaTTGAATTATTATCCCATATGATGtatttattaacaaataCTTATCTTAATGCATTAACAGAAGAAGTGAAATCATTACAAGGGTATTATTGTGGTACTATgcaatttataattaatcgGTTAGGTAATCAATGTAAACCATTTCTTAAACcaatatatttgtgtatatttagATTATTTGAAATTAGAACAGATATATGTGAAGATGCTTTATTAGCATGTAGTGctattataaatgtaatgGCAGAAGACTTTAGAGAACACCTTAAAACTTTTctaaatgttatatttaaagGATTAAGAAATGTGTCTGAAACATCGAcatgtaaaatatgtatagaaATGATATCAGATATTTGTATACCTTGGACATctgaatatgaaaaagagaTGGAATTAATTCTAGAATGTTTATGGGATGCATTAAAAACAATAGGTGTACATGattctataaaaattagTATATTAACAGTGTTAGGAGATATTGCTACAGCACTGAATAGAAATTTCTCTAGgtatctaaatttttttgctaACATATTATCAGAAACATCAAAGATTACTATAAGTTCTGGACCACCAGAAAATGATGATTGGATTAATTATGTTTTCGAGTTAAGAGATGCTATCTTACTAACTTacagtaatattatttatgcacTAATTGATGGTAATGAAGTAGTAAAACTCAAGGTATATATACCTAATATTTTAGACCTAATTGAATTAATTCTAATAAAAGAGATAAATCATTTTAATGCACAAAATTTCCAGAATGCCGTATCTCTTTTGGGGGATCTGGTGCATGCGTATGGGTATGAATTAATTGAAAATTCTAAACTAACTGATTTAATTATATCTGTTTATGGGAAAATTGATATCTTGTCTAGCCAAGGAGATGAAAAATGTGAATCTTGTGTTTCCAAAATTAAGTGGCTCAAGAGCATATGCAATGCGAGGTTGGGCCAAAAATGA